A window from Salvia miltiorrhiza cultivar Shanhuang (shh) chromosome 2, IMPLAD_Smil_shh, whole genome shotgun sequence encodes these proteins:
- the LOC131011764 gene encoding probable inorganic phosphate transporter 1-5, whose protein sequence is MASSGGSVLATLDSSKTQWYHYKAVIVSGMGFFTDAYDLFCISLLTKLLGRIYYHVPSSPKPGVLPPSVAAAVNGVALCGTLLGQLFFGLLGDRLGRKKVYGLTLVIMAFCSIASGLSFGSSPKSVMATLCFFRFWLGFGIGGDYPLSATIMAEYANKKTRGSFIAAVFAMQGFGILTGGLVGMAVSAAFRVCVAAPPYSVDPVGSTPPEADYVWRIVLMLGALPAVLSYYWRMKLPETARYTALVAKDTEKACRDMEKVLKVGIEAAAPESESESDKNSFGLISKEFLWRHGVHLIGTASAWFLIDITYYSQNLFQKEIFTAVGWLPAAKTMSALDEVFKISLAQFLIALCGTVPGYWATVALIDRIGRFWIQAQGFLLMTVFMVALAVPYHHWTLNKAGFLVMYALTFFFANFGPNSTTFIVAAEIFPARLRSTCHGISAAAGKAGAIVGAFGFLYAAQNQDGRKTDAGYPSGIGIRNSLFILAGINMLGLLATFLVPEPKGRSLEDISQEEQRHQESQV, encoded by the coding sequence ATGGCGAGCAGCGGCGGCAGCGTTCTAGCGACGCTGGATTCATCGAAAACGCAATGGTACCACTACAAGGCGGTGATCGTCTCCGGCATGGGGTTCTTCACCGACGCCTACGACCTCTTCTGCATCTCCCTCCTCACCAAGCTCCTCGGCCGCATCTACTACCACGTCCCCTCCTCCCCCAAGCCCGGCGTCCTCCCGCCCTCCGTCGCTGCCGCCGTCAACGGCGTCGCCCTCTGCGGCACCCTCCTCGGCCAGCTCTTCTTCGGCCTCCTCGGCGACAGGCTCGGGCGCAAGAAAGTCTACGGCCTCACACTCGTGATCATGGCCTTCTGCTCCATTGCCTCCGGCCTCTCCTTCGGCAGCTCCCCCAAATCCGTCATGGCCACCCTCTGCTTCTTCCGCTTCTGGCTCGGCTTCGGCATTGGCGGCGACTACCCCCTCTCCGCCACCATCATGGCCGAGTACGCCAACAAGAAGACCCGCGGCTCCTTTATCGCCGCCGTCTTCGCCATGCAGGGATTCGGCATCCTCACTGGCGGTCTGGTCGGCATGGCCGTCTCGGCGGCGTTCCGCGTCTGCGTGGCTGCCCCACCCTACTCGGTGGATCCGGTGGGGTCCACCCCGCCTGAGGCCGACTACGTGTGGCGGATTGTCCTGATGCTCGGTGCCCTCCCGGCGGTGCTGTCGTACTACTGGCGGATGAAGCTGCCGGAGACCGCCAGGTACACTGCCCTGGTCGCCAAGGACACGGAGAAGGCGTGCCGGGACATGGAGAAGGTCTTGAAGGTTGGAATCGAAGCGGCGGCGCCGGAGTCGGAGTCGGAGTCTGATAAAAATTCATTCGGCCTCATATCCAAGGAGTTCCTCTGGCGGCACGGGGTCCACTTGATCGGAACGGCGAGCGCGTGGTTCTTGATCGACATCACCTACTACAGCCAGAACCTCTTCCAGAAGGAGATCTTCACCGCCGTGGGGTGGCTGCCGGCGGCCAAGACGATGAGCGCACTCGACGAGGTGTTCAAGATCTCACTAGCCCAGTTCCTCATCGCCCTCTGCGGCACCGTGCCGGGGTATTGGGCGACGGTGGCGCTGATCGACAGGATAGGGCGCTTCTGGATCCAAGCGCAGGGATTCTTGCTGATGACGGTGTTCATGGTGGCGCTGGCCGTTCCGTACCACCACTGGACGTTGAACAAGGCGGGATTTCTGGTGATGTACGCGCTGACCTTCTTTTTCGCGAATTTCGGGCCCAACAGCACCACCTTCATTGTGGCTGCGGAGATATTCCCGGCGAGGCTGCGGTCGACGTGTCACGGGATATCGGCGGCGGCGGGGAAGGCGGGGGCCATCGTGGGGGCGTTCGGGTTCTTGTACGCAGCGCAGAATCAAGACGGGAGGAAGACGGATGCTGGATACCCTAGTGGGATTGGGATAAGGAATTCGCTGTTTATATTGGCCGGGATTAATATGCTGGGCTTGCTCGCCACATTCTTGGTGCCGGAGCCTAAAGGCAGGTCGCTTGAAGATATTTCTCAAGAAGAACAACGTCACCAAGAATCTCAAGTTTGA
- the LOC131009624 gene encoding uncharacterized protein LOC131009624 translates to MAALLGPSMGDKQTQDLINRVCRQTSDPAFCSGILSRNLPTPSVDLGGLTRLTVSLSLSYATDTLSFIKTSEAAERNPNVKEQYTVCQGNYEKVVGFMKGADYDAKRGDFKPMVTLLQSCSKPIILCQNAIARLVPQMLEKNRLMRVLLTMGLYEGNNL, encoded by the coding sequence ATGGCGGCCCTCCTCGGCCCCTCCATGGGCGACAAACAAACCCAAGATCTGATCAACAGAGTGTGCCGGCAGACCTCGGACCCGGCATTCTGCAGCGGCATTCTAAGCAGAAACCTGCCGACGCCGAGTGTGGACCTGGGTGGGCTGACGAGGCTGACGGTGAGCCTGTCGCTGAGTTACGCGACGGACACGCTGAGCTTCATAAAGACGTCGGAGGCGGCGGAGAGGAATCCCAACGTGAAGGAGCAGTACACAGTGTGCCAAGGGAATTACGAGAAGGTGGTGGGGTTCATGAAGGGGGCGGACTACGACGCCAAGAGAGGGGATTTCAAGCCCATGGTGACGCTGCTGCAGTCGTGCAGCAAGCCCATCATACTGTGCCAGAACGCCATAGCCAGGCTTGTGCCGCAGATGCTTGAGAAGAATAGATTAATGAGGGTTCTGCTTACCATGGGCCTTTATGAAGGAAATAATTTGTAG